In the genome of Nonlabens sp. MB-3u-79, one region contains:
- a CDS encoding sulfotransferase domain-containing protein gives MFFNNKSIKNNHFIIAAPRSGTTWLNKMLNVHQDVNCIERRLFGDYADFILDEGNSNPRLRVTLDKYVNSMLLHHGLDQSRKQSLTKNLINGLIKEEKKSRSKKVTIDKITPYLNTSNIVLDQINNFFPKAKIIFLLRDGRDVITSGVFHWFNKIKISEDLSDFEKQRRDIFLNNNTNDLRRFFQDKEIVQWANEWKQTLEIIEKAKLHHNIKIIRYENMLENPSLILKECFSFLNVRFNQSIIDNSVRAGSFKIMSKGRELGEQKVNAHVRKGVTGDWKNYFTKDDAILFNEIAGNALIMHGYEKNLNWLDEFK, from the coding sequence ATGTTCTTTAACAACAAAAGTATTAAGAATAATCATTTTATTATTGCTGCGCCACGCTCCGGAACAACATGGTTAAATAAAATGCTCAACGTACATCAAGATGTCAATTGTATTGAGCGTAGATTATTTGGAGATTATGCAGATTTCATTTTAGATGAAGGGAACTCTAATCCTAGATTAAGAGTAACTCTGGATAAGTATGTAAATAGTATGCTCCTACATCACGGTCTTGATCAAAGTAGAAAACAAAGTTTGACAAAAAACTTAATAAATGGTTTGATTAAGGAGGAAAAAAAAAGCCGTAGTAAAAAAGTAACAATTGATAAAATAACCCCATATTTAAATACTTCAAATATTGTTTTAGATCAAATCAATAATTTTTTTCCTAAAGCAAAAATAATTTTTTTACTGAGAGATGGTCGCGATGTTATTACCAGCGGAGTATTTCATTGGTTTAATAAAATAAAAATTTCTGAAGATTTATCTGATTTTGAAAAACAAAGGCGAGATATATTTTTAAACAATAATACTAATGATTTGAGGCGTTTTTTCCAAGATAAAGAAATTGTCCAATGGGCGAATGAATGGAAACAAACATTAGAAATAATTGAAAAAGCAAAACTTCATCATAACATTAAAATAATAAGATATGAGAACATGTTGGAGAATCCTTCTTTGATCTTAAAAGAATGCTTCTCTTTTCTTAATGTTCGTTTTAATCAAAGTATAATTGACAATAGTGTAAGAGCAGGTAGTTTTAAAATAATGTCAAAAGGAAGAGAATTGGGTGAGCAAAAAGTAAACGCACATGTAAGAAAAGGTGTTACTGGTGATTGGAAGAACTATTTCACTAAAGACGATGCTATACTTTTTAATGAAATTGCAGGTAATGCATTGATAATGCATGGTTATGAAAAAAATCTAAATTGGTTGGATGAATTTAAATAA
- a CDS encoding glycosyltransferase has protein sequence MGEKKKLVVISLMEGLPWGGSEELWFKTAVYALKSEVNVYVFLKKWPEDHENVNYLKKLGARIFFLPNSSLPKLNFFQKIFQKKSFSFDQKIKNLKLSYSDMVLINQGDTFSAFNSPIFRQIMHFNKSVCLISQHLSDNETINENLKNQANEYLCRINKFCFVSKRSLELTKKLLSSNGANFHLVNNPVKLKEKKVIKYPVSETPSFAVVARLDCKYKGQDLLLQVLSQDKWKLRDWECKLYGTGKDRNYLNNLIIKYDLIKKVKLKGYCDSVEKIWSENHIMISPSISEGTPLSLVEAHLCGRAAIANDVGGISEVLIDGVTGWLAASPSIKNIDIAMERAWKNKDNWKKVGEEAFEYTLKRYSVDAGEELYDLIFNE, from the coding sequence ATGGGAGAAAAAAAAAAACTAGTAGTAATTTCACTAATGGAAGGTTTACCATGGGGAGGGAGTGAGGAGTTATGGTTTAAAACTGCTGTGTATGCATTAAAAAGTGAAGTTAATGTTTACGTTTTTCTTAAAAAGTGGCCTGAAGATCATGAGAATGTTAATTATTTAAAGAAATTAGGGGCTCGTATTTTTTTTCTTCCTAATAGTAGCTTGCCAAAACTTAATTTTTTTCAAAAAATATTTCAAAAAAAATCATTTTCATTTGATCAAAAAATCAAAAATTTAAAGTTATCGTACTCTGACATGGTTTTGATCAATCAAGGAGATACCTTTTCAGCATTTAATTCTCCAATTTTCCGCCAAATAATGCATTTCAATAAATCAGTCTGTTTAATAAGTCAGCATTTATCGGACAATGAGACAATAAATGAAAACTTAAAAAATCAAGCTAATGAATATTTATGTAGGATTAATAAATTCTGTTTTGTTTCTAAACGTTCTTTAGAATTGACGAAAAAACTATTAAGTTCAAATGGCGCAAATTTTCACTTAGTTAATAATCCTGTTAAATTAAAGGAAAAAAAGGTTATCAAATATCCGGTCAGTGAAACCCCTAGTTTTGCGGTGGTCGCAAGATTAGATTGTAAATATAAAGGGCAAGATTTATTATTGCAGGTTTTAAGTCAAGATAAATGGAAGTTGAGAGACTGGGAATGCAAACTCTATGGAACTGGTAAGGATAGAAACTATTTGAATAACCTTATTATAAAATATGATTTAATAAAGAAAGTAAAACTAAAAGGTTACTGTGATTCAGTAGAAAAGATATGGAGTGAAAATCATATTATGATATCACCATCCATAAGTGAGGGAACACCGTTGTCATTAGTAGAAGCTCATCTTTGTGGTAGAGCGGCAATTGCCAATGACGTGGGAGGTATATCTGAAGTTTTAATTGATGGAGTTACTGGATGGTTGGCAGCTTCACCTTCAATAAAAAATATTGATATAGCAATGGAAAGAGCTTGGAAAAATAAAGATAATTGGAAGAAGGTAGGTGAAGAGGCTTTTGAATATACTTTAAAGCGATATAGTGTAGATGCTGGAGAGGAATTATATGACCTAATATTTAACGAATGA
- a CDS encoding glycosyltransferase, which translates to MNQPLVSICIPTYNGAAFLQEALDSVLTQDYNNIEVIISDDNSQDDTLIILKAFKKRCQSPVTIMNHKPSGIGANWNNCVENSQGTFIKFLFQDDLLHPTCVSKMVALANKDNDIVLVTSDRNIIYDDNKESHLHWVQSFGNLISYWSVVTVKDQSVVKGKILLGDENLLSEPHNKIGEPPTTLIRKSVFKKVGLFDQELKQALDIEFWYRAMKAGKVGFLTEKLISFRLHDNQATMVNQKAGVSEVYEIIRKIGGSSFWHLHFKFKKEYLYRNTILGLYYAKIKKKIIV; encoded by the coding sequence ATGAATCAACCACTAGTTTCCATATGCATACCTACCTATAATGGTGCCGCCTTTCTTCAAGAGGCATTAGATTCTGTCTTAACTCAAGACTACAATAACATAGAGGTCATCATTAGTGATGATAATTCACAGGACGATACTTTAATTATTCTTAAAGCATTTAAGAAGAGATGCCAGTCTCCTGTTACCATAATGAACCACAAACCTAGCGGTATAGGAGCAAATTGGAATAATTGTGTCGAAAATTCTCAAGGTACGTTTATTAAGTTTTTATTTCAAGATGATTTGTTACACCCTACTTGTGTTTCAAAAATGGTCGCCCTAGCAAATAAGGATAATGATATCGTTCTAGTTACCTCTGACAGGAATATAATTTACGACGATAACAAAGAATCTCATTTGCATTGGGTACAGTCATTTGGTAATTTAATTTCATATTGGTCTGTTGTAACCGTTAAAGATCAGTCTGTTGTAAAAGGGAAGATATTGTTAGGAGATGAAAATTTACTATCTGAACCTCATAATAAAATAGGAGAACCTCCGACAACTCTTATTAGAAAGTCGGTTTTCAAAAAAGTAGGATTGTTTGATCAAGAGCTTAAGCAAGCATTAGATATTGAATTTTGGTATAGAGCCATGAAAGCAGGAAAAGTTGGTTTTCTTACAGAAAAATTAATCTCCTTTCGATTACACGATAATCAAGCTACTATGGTTAATCAGAAAGCAGGAGTCAGTGAAGTGTATGAAATTATTAGAAAGATAGGTGGATCTTCTTTTTGGCATCTTCATTTTAAATTTAAAAAAGAATACCTTTATAGAAATACTATTTTAGGATTATATTATGCCAAAATCAAAAAGAAGATTATTGTATAA
- a CDS encoding FkbM family methyltransferase, whose product MIKIILKKTFSILGYSLHKKKQPKKERPSMPIEVNRAFNMQGALERCMKRGVKVSTVIDVGASDGRWSRACMKSLPDANYFLVEAQSIHKDGLDLFKREFTKGDYVLAAAGKRDGKIFFDNENPFGGLASETKLEQNCIEVPVVSIDSELERRNLKGPYLLKLDTHGFEAPILEGAKNTIKDASLVIIETYNYKLTHDSLRFWDMCSYMEKLGFAPIEMVDLMLREYDNSFWQMDTFFIPVDSKEFSYNKYI is encoded by the coding sequence ATGATCAAAATTATTTTAAAAAAAACCTTCAGTATTTTAGGTTATTCTTTGCACAAAAAAAAGCAACCAAAAAAAGAGCGACCATCTATGCCTATTGAGGTAAATAGGGCTTTTAATATGCAGGGTGCTTTAGAACGTTGTATGAAAAGAGGCGTGAAGGTTTCTACAGTAATTGATGTAGGTGCTTCTGATGGAAGATGGTCCAGAGCATGTATGAAATCATTACCTGATGCTAATTACTTTTTAGTTGAGGCGCAATCAATCCATAAAGATGGATTAGATCTCTTTAAACGAGAATTCACAAAAGGGGATTACGTACTTGCAGCGGCAGGAAAAAGAGATGGGAAGATCTTTTTTGATAATGAAAATCCATTTGGTGGATTAGCTTCAGAAACTAAGTTGGAGCAAAACTGTATCGAGGTGCCTGTTGTATCTATTGATAGCGAATTAGAAAGGCGTAACTTAAAAGGTCCTTATTTACTTAAATTAGATACTCATGGTTTTGAAGCACCAATATTAGAAGGTGCAAAAAACACTATAAAGGATGCTAGCTTAGTAATTATTGAAACCTATAATTATAAATTAACCCATGACAGTCTTCGTTTTTGGGATATGTGTTCTTATATGGAGAAACTAGGGTTTGCACCCATTGAAATGGTGGATTTGATGTTGAGAGAATATGATAATTCGTTTTGGCAAATGGACACGTTTTTCATACCTGTTGATAGTAAAGAGTTTTCATATAATAAGTATATATAA
- a CDS encoding glycosyltransferase family 2 protein, producing MLVSAIIPCYNAQSTIGRAMDSLLQQTVVIDQIIVINDGSTDASLEVLNAYQLQHNQMVIINQENQGVGVARNNAIRKALGTYILTLDGDDFFEPSFVEKALIKFSENENLGAVMCGYTRVVKGEKVLPYIPEPISFQSCLIRNGAIACLLFKKKAIIEAGLYDEEMQLGYEDWDLNIRILKLGYAYGVVREVLFNYTDTDASRNDRAERKDLELRMQLFYKYREDYEQHSAYFFKEFIKENNRLKKENQRIKNSTSFKCSHSIITLLERLKNIFKSN from the coding sequence ATGCTTGTATCTGCTATTATTCCCTGTTATAATGCCCAATCTACCATAGGTAGAGCAATGGATAGTCTCTTACAACAAACCGTAGTCATAGACCAAATTATTGTGATCAATGACGGCTCTACTGATGCTTCTCTTGAGGTGCTTAATGCCTACCAGTTACAACACAACCAGATGGTTATCATCAATCAAGAGAATCAAGGTGTTGGTGTGGCGAGAAACAATGCTATTAGAAAAGCATTAGGAACTTATATACTCACCTTAGATGGGGACGATTTTTTTGAGCCTAGTTTTGTGGAAAAAGCACTTATTAAATTTTCTGAAAATGAGAATCTAGGAGCTGTAATGTGTGGCTATACGAGAGTGGTTAAGGGTGAAAAGGTACTGCCTTACATTCCTGAACCAATAAGCTTCCAATCTTGTTTGATACGTAATGGCGCTATTGCATGCTTGCTATTTAAAAAGAAAGCCATCATAGAAGCTGGGCTGTATGATGAAGAAATGCAGTTGGGGTATGAGGATTGGGATTTAAATATCCGGATCTTAAAGCTGGGTTATGCCTACGGAGTCGTAAGAGAAGTACTTTTTAATTACACAGATACAGATGCCTCCAGAAATGATCGTGCAGAGCGCAAGGACCTTGAATTACGCATGCAACTATTTTATAAATATCGAGAAGATTATGAGCAACATAGCGCCTATTTTTTTAAAGAATTTATAAAAGAAAATAATAGGTTAAAGAAGGAAAATCAAAGAATTAAAAACAGCACTTCCTTTAAATGCAGTCATTCCATTATTACCCTCCTAGAACGACTGAAAAACATATTCAAGTCCAATTAA
- a CDS encoding glycosyltransferase family 2 protein, whose protein sequence is MRISIITINYNDVQGLERTIKSVQEQTATNYEHILIDGGSTDASKELMESYKNNFSFYSSEPDHGVYDAMNKGILKATGDYLLFLNSGDTLYSNDVLSKVQPYLNTSLAIVYGDLYIIGEDRPSFIHRYPSELDFNFFKNTSLGHPATFIKKELFDVYGHYRTDLKIVSDWAFFLNVICAEHVSYQKIDLTISNFYEGGISTSADFTELRKQEIKTVLLDHYDLYDSNYDALIKENNSKAAIYDLVHPQIGLITTNKTLLKILNKFISLLSFILRKKRSL, encoded by the coding sequence ATGAGAATATCCATCATCACCATCAACTACAACGACGTCCAAGGTCTCGAGCGCACTATTAAAAGCGTCCAAGAACAAACGGCGACCAACTATGAGCATATACTTATAGATGGCGGCAGTACTGATGCTAGTAAAGAACTTATGGAGTCCTATAAAAACAACTTCAGTTTTTACTCCAGTGAACCGGATCATGGGGTGTATGACGCTATGAATAAAGGGATTCTAAAAGCAACAGGAGACTACCTGCTTTTTTTGAATAGTGGGGATACCTTATACAGCAATGATGTTTTAAGTAAGGTGCAACCTTATTTAAATACAAGCTTAGCAATAGTATACGGCGATTTATACATCATAGGAGAAGATAGACCTAGCTTTATACATCGTTACCCTAGTGAGTTGGATTTTAATTTTTTTAAAAACACTTCCTTAGGTCATCCAGCGACATTTATTAAAAAAGAACTCTTTGATGTTTACGGCCATTACCGCACCGATTTAAAGATAGTATCTGATTGGGCATTTTTCTTAAATGTGATTTGTGCGGAGCATGTTTCTTATCAAAAAATAGACCTTACCATTTCTAATTTTTATGAAGGTGGTATTTCTACTTCGGCAGATTTTACGGAGCTAAGAAAACAAGAGATCAAAACAGTTTTATTAGATCATTATGATCTTTATGACTCTAACTATGATGCATTAATAAAGGAGAACAATAGTAAAGCAGCTATTTATGATTTGGTGCATCCACAAATAGGTCTGATCACTACTAATAAAACATTACTCAAGATATTGAATAAATTCATTTCCCTTCTTTCCTTCATTTTAAGAAAAAAACGTTCCTTATAA
- a CDS encoding glycosyltransferase, protein MINISIIVCCYNSQNVIIETLKHLANQRTDHRFEHEIVLVDNNCSDETVISARQFWDQLEITTNLNIISEPTPGLSHARKKGVNRSKGDLVVFCDDDNWLQEDYLSIAYDFMQEHPEVGGLGGQSIGVLESAAPEWWDMKKTSYAVGEQSIHSGDVSTRGYLWGAGLVIRKEILLNLEKVKYRSLLSDRKGEQLNSGGDSEMCKWILLMNYKLWYLKELKFYHFITANRLEDTYLEKLFEGHSKAQPILNLYDRFIVYVKGNEGIRSSILQDFQIFKKGVKYFYEKDTRWKEYIQLALGSRFKFYPDLFMIIRTYQKIKNFSLK, encoded by the coding sequence ATGATTAATATTTCAATAATAGTTTGCTGTTACAACAGCCAAAATGTGATAATTGAAACATTGAAGCATCTAGCAAACCAGAGGACAGATCATAGGTTTGAACACGAAATTGTTTTAGTAGATAATAATTGTTCTGATGAAACTGTAATAAGTGCTAGACAGTTTTGGGATCAATTAGAAATCACTACTAATTTAAATATAATATCAGAGCCAACGCCTGGTTTATCTCATGCAAGAAAAAAAGGTGTAAACAGAAGTAAAGGAGATCTAGTGGTTTTTTGTGATGATGATAATTGGTTGCAAGAAGATTACTTGTCAATAGCTTATGATTTTATGCAAGAGCATCCAGAGGTGGGTGGTTTAGGAGGGCAATCTATTGGTGTTTTAGAAAGTGCTGCGCCTGAGTGGTGGGACATGAAGAAAACTAGTTATGCAGTTGGGGAGCAAAGCATTCATAGCGGTGACGTTTCAACCAGAGGTTACCTATGGGGAGCAGGGTTGGTTATCAGAAAAGAGATTTTGTTAAACTTAGAAAAGGTAAAGTACAGATCATTACTTTCAGATAGAAAAGGTGAACAATTGAACTCTGGAGGAGATAGTGAAATGTGCAAATGGATTTTATTGATGAATTATAAATTATGGTATCTAAAGGAATTGAAATTCTATCATTTTATAACAGCTAATAGGCTTGAAGATACTTATTTGGAGAAATTATTTGAAGGACATTCAAAGGCGCAGCCTATTTTAAATTTATACGATCGCTTTATAGTTTATGTCAAAGGAAATGAGGGTATTCGTTCATCTATTTTGCAGGATTTTCAGATTTTTAAAAAAGGAGTGAAATATTTTTATGAAAAAGATACAAGGTGGAAAGAATATATACAGCTAGCTTTAGGTTCTAGATTTAAGTTCTATCCAGATTTGTTTATGATTATCAGGACTTATCAAAAAATTAAAAACTTTTCTTTAAAATAA
- a CDS encoding glycosyltransferase family 2 protein, whose protein sequence is MKPFFTIIIPTYNAEKLLSKALDSVLEQSFHDYEVIIMDGLSSDNTFELAHTYAEGNPQIKIFRKKDAGIYDAMNKAVKISQGKFLFFLGSDDVFYDDKVLKNVAEAISKQKTDVIYGNVFSTRFNGLYDGEFTIKKLMSKNICHQAIFLHKSVFDKIGNFNLKYKIHSDYDHNIRWFCKKSITKQYTDLTISNYADGGFSSLNNDLIFQQEKISVFKSNFETIDLIKYYYGRFKINIKKVSIFKNK, encoded by the coding sequence ATGAAGCCATTTTTCACGATAATTATTCCTACTTACAATGCTGAAAAACTACTTTCTAAAGCACTGGATAGTGTTTTAGAACAAAGTTTTCATGATTATGAGGTGATAATTATGGATGGTCTTTCAAGTGATAATACTTTTGAATTAGCTCATACGTATGCTGAGGGCAATCCACAAATAAAAATTTTCAGAAAAAAGGATGCTGGAATCTATGACGCTATGAATAAAGCAGTTAAAATCTCCCAAGGAAAGTTCTTATTTTTTTTAGGTAGCGATGATGTTTTTTATGACGATAAAGTTTTAAAGAATGTAGCTGAAGCGATAAGTAAGCAAAAAACAGACGTTATTTACGGCAATGTTTTTAGTACTCGATTTAATGGTCTTTATGATGGAGAGTTTACGATTAAAAAGCTAATGTCAAAAAATATATGTCACCAGGCTATATTTCTACACAAAAGTGTTTTTGATAAAATCGGTAATTTTAATTTAAAATATAAAATTCATTCTGATTATGATCATAATATACGCTGGTTCTGCAAAAAGTCTATTACTAAACAATATACAGATTTGACAATTTCAAATTATGCTGATGGAGGATTTAGTAGCTTAAATAATGACTTGATTTTTCAACAGGAAAAAATTTCTGTTTTTAAAAGTAACTTTGAAACTATCGATTTAATAAAATACTATTATGGTAGATTTAAAATTAATATCAAAAAGGTTTCAATTTTTAAAAACAAATAA
- a CDS encoding glycosyltransferase family 2 protein gives MVDEKEYPKITVVTPNYNQGDYIEQTITSVLNQNYPNLEYIIMDGGSTDNSLAIIKKHEKELAYWVSEKDAGMYDALNKGFSKSSGDIMCWINSDDVLWEDSLFYVAKAFQNKIQWLQGYPSVINENGELIFQRAPVYSKYYFYLFRYIKNFSFIQQESTFWSRSLWEKAGSKLDSSFSVAADFDLWLRFFEFETLYCTKKQLAAFRIRPGQKSSDKEKYLREVKFSIDKHLKNMKYSQRIFIKVLRIVNIVKFNKPNYLK, from the coding sequence GTGGTTGACGAGAAAGAATACCCTAAAATAACGGTAGTAACACCAAATTACAATCAAGGTGATTATATTGAACAGACTATCACGTCTGTATTAAATCAAAATTATCCAAATCTTGAGTATATCATCATGGATGGAGGTAGTACTGATAATTCGTTAGCCATTATAAAAAAACATGAAAAAGAACTTGCTTATTGGGTCAGTGAAAAGGATGCTGGTATGTACGATGCACTTAATAAAGGGTTTTCCAAATCTTCAGGAGATATAATGTGCTGGATCAATAGTGATGATGTTTTGTGGGAGGACTCTTTATTCTATGTAGCTAAAGCCTTTCAAAACAAAATCCAATGGCTTCAAGGTTATCCTTCGGTAATTAATGAGAATGGAGAGCTAATTTTTCAAAGAGCACCAGTGTATTCCAAGTATTATTTTTATTTATTTAGATACATTAAAAACTTCTCTTTTATTCAGCAAGAGTCCACATTTTGGTCAAGAAGCTTATGGGAAAAAGCAGGTAGTAAACTGGATTCAAGTTTTTCAGTAGCAGCTGATTTTGATCTATGGTTAAGGTTTTTTGAATTTGAAACGCTCTATTGTACCAAAAAACAATTAGCAGCTTTTAGAATTAGGCCAGGTCAAAAGTCTAGTGATAAGGAAAAGTATCTAAGGGAAGTAAAATTTTCGATAGATAAACATTTAAAAAATATGAAGTATTCCCAAAGAATATTTATTAAGGTTTTAAGAATCGTTAATATTGTGAAGTTTAATAAACCTAATTATTTGAAATAA